The Mercenaria mercenaria strain notata chromosome 10, MADL_Memer_1, whole genome shotgun sequence genome contains a region encoding:
- the LOC123560159 gene encoding uncharacterized protein LOC123560159: MSLEEENDSLLEEKMSLEEENDSLLEEVFELLEGPDCDNPEVILLIGRSGAGKSSLVNTLHMVLTGRFYMIAKQGSGQAQTVTLDLLRYNNCGVILHRISDTSTRERMTNLLPRLPHILDCAGLADENTPKLREIIELLIGGYIRPGTSIDALEKKQEECGIGRLKEVFKPDPAWKVSKIVFMQGCIDDIPKNLIQCLREVLKISNSATLTRKYQCEVFVLITKYDLVNKSSDLSLDGNGTENSISADQFEKAETEIAEAFCNVGAIGYNTLRWVSFTDNVGFSESQIRNRALKFLKKMIEPGVPKMPEPTFFDRLEEYVYQTLHKLRRAINRQLRERHFNCVSIIGCLFLSFVFIYVMYCLLRASV, encoded by the exons ATGTCTCTTGAAGAGGAAAACGATTCACTACTCGAGGAAAAAATGTCTCTTGAAGAGGAAAACGATTCACTACTCGAGGAAGTATTTGAGTTACTCGAGGGTCCCGACTGTGACAATCCGGAAGTGATTCTGCTGATTGGAAGAAGTGGGGCTGGGAAAAGCTCTCTTGTTAACACCTTACATATGGTTTTAACAGGACGATTTTACATGATAGCTAAACAGGGAAGTGGGCAAGCACAGACGGTGACGCTTGATTTGTTAAG GTACAACAACTGCGGAGTAATATTACATAGAATTTCTGACACAAGCACACGAGAAAGGATGACAAATCTATTACCAAGGTTGCCACATATTCTTGACTGTGCTGGACTAGCTGACGAAAATACACCCAAGCTACGCGAGATAATAGAGCTTCTGATTGGAG GTTATATTCGGCCTGGGACAAGCATTGACGCGCTGGAGAAAAAACAAGAGGAATGCGGCATTGGACGGTTGAAAGAAGTATTTAAACCTGACCCAGCCTGGAAAGTTTCAAAGATTGTCTTCATGCAAGGGTGTATTGATGATATACCTAAAAATTTAATCCAATGTTTGAGAGAGGTTTTGAAGATATCCAACTCGGCTACGTTAACTAGAAAAT ATCAGTGCGAGGTTTTTGTTCTGATCACTAAATACGACCTAGTTAACAAGTCGAGTGACCTGAGTCTTGATGGGAATGGTACCGAGAATTCAATAAGTGCCGATCAGTTTGAGAAAGCCGAGACTGAAATTGCAGAGGCGTTTTGCAACGTTGGCGCAATTGGGTACAACACACTTCGCTGGGTCAGCTTCACTGATAATGTTGGATTTTCTGAATCCCAGATTCGCAACAGAGCActgaaatttttgaagaaaatgatagAACCAGGTGTACCAAAAATGCCAGAGCCAACATTTTTCGACAGACTTGAAGAATACGTGTATCAAACCCTTCACAAGTTACGAAGGGCAATCAACAGGCAATTAAGGGAAAGACACTTTAACTGTGTGTCTATAATTGGTTGTTTGTTCCTctcttttgtttttatctatgTGATGTACTGTCTGCTTCGAGCGAGTGTATAG